The Hyphomicrobiales bacterium genome has a window encoding:
- a CDS encoding Lytic transglycosylase domain-containing protein, with protein sequence MISGAFRRLANPAALLVAILIAAGPAHAAEEPLPPSSGIQDALCSIIDEAAKTHSVPPAFLTRLIFQESSFRPHVTSPAGAQGVAQFMPGTARERGLLDPFDPEQAVPKAAHFLADLKDRFGNWGLAAAAYNGGPNRLAGWLAARAAGQPRFLPMETKNYVLLITGTAVEDWAEEARNAANGDGRSPPPRPATRDPQAACAPTLVAIRQARPALPVIAEAPFAPWGVQLAGNFSKARALASFQRASARHRTVIGELQPMVIGTRLRSRGTRAFYRVRLPAATRAEAAALCQRIQADRGACVVLRS encoded by the coding sequence ATGATCTCCGGCGCCTTCCGCCGCCTCGCCAACCCCGCGGCGCTGCTCGTCGCGATCCTCATCGCCGCCGGCCCGGCCCACGCGGCCGAGGAGCCGTTGCCGCCCTCCTCCGGCATCCAGGACGCGCTGTGCAGCATCATCGACGAGGCGGCGAAGACCCATTCGGTGCCGCCGGCCTTTCTGACCCGGCTGATCTTCCAGGAATCGAGCTTCCGCCCGCACGTCACCAGCCCGGCCGGTGCCCAGGGCGTGGCGCAGTTCATGCCCGGCACGGCGCGCGAGCGCGGCCTGCTCGATCCCTTCGACCCCGAGCAGGCGGTGCCCAAGGCAGCGCATTTCCTGGCCGATCTCAAGGACCGCTTCGGAAATTGGGGCCTTGCCGCAGCGGCCTATAATGGCGGGCCGAACCGCCTCGCCGGCTGGCTGGCGGCCCGCGCCGCCGGGCAACCCCGTTTCCTGCCGATGGAGACGAAGAACTACGTCCTGCTCATCACCGGCACCGCGGTCGAGGACTGGGCGGAGGAGGCGCGCAACGCCGCCAATGGCGATGGACGCTCGCCGCCGCCGCGCCCCGCGACGCGCGATCCGCAAGCCGCCTGCGCACCGACGCTGGTCGCGATCCGGCAGGCGCGCCCGGCCCTGCCCGTCATCGCCGAGGCTCCCTTCGCGCCCTGGGGCGTCCAGCTTGCCGGCAACTTCTCGAAGGCCCGCGCGCTCGCGAGCTTCCAGCGCGCCAGCGCCCGCCACCGAACCGTGATCGGAGAACTGCAGCCGATGGTCATCGGCACGCGGCTGCGCAGCCGCGGGACCCGCGCCTTCTACAGGGTGCGGCTACCGGCGGCGACCCGCGCCGAGGCCGCGGCTCTGTGCCAGCGCATCCAGGCGGATCGCGGCGCCTGCGTGGTTCTGAGGAGCTGA